Proteins found in one Salvia splendens isolate huo1 chromosome 10, SspV2, whole genome shotgun sequence genomic segment:
- the LOC121752900 gene encoding nucleotide-sugar uncharacterized transporter 1-like isoform X1 — translation MKCTTISGRSGKMLGFLLRKDVRKILKRKDSDAGEKGRALEELRASMFSRFRSVSGSKRQRQSLWAPTIALTFNFLVSVSIILMNKLVLVNTGFNYPIFLTFIHYVCSWLIMAILKALSILSLSPPSKSAKYSTLMSLGIVMSLSTGLANVSLKYNSVGFYQMAKIAVTPAIVLAEFILFRKRISRKKVFALTIVSVGVAVATVTDLQFHFFGACIALAWIVPSAVNKILWSNLQQQDNWNALALMWKTTPITLFFLVMLMPSLDPPGVLSFNWNRSNCATIGGSAILGFLLQWSGALALGATSATTHAVLGQFKTCVILLGGFVLFGSNPGSMSICGAATALIGMSLYTYLNLMSRQQSTLPLSKSKLSKESSDIHHELVENSPNLQLVEQRP, via the exons AT GAAATGCACAACAATTAGCGGCCGCAGTGGAAAGATGTTGGGATTTTTGCTCAGGAAAGATGTCAGGAAGATTCTCAAGCGCAAGGATAGTGACGCCGGTGAAAAAG GTAGAGCACTGGAGGAATTACGAGCATCTATGTTTAGCAGATTCCGGTCAGTCAGTGGGTCCAAGCGGCAACGGCAATCTCTCTGGGCACCCACTATTGCCCTGACATTCAATTTTTTGGTTTCTGTTAGTATTATCTTGATGAACAAACTG GTACTCGTCAACACTGGGTTTAATTATCCTATATTCTTGACTTTTATTCACTATGTCTGTAGTTGGTTGATAATGGCAATTCTAAAAGCTCTTTCGATTCTCTCACTATCCCCTCCTTCAAAGTCAGCAAAATATTCTACTTTGATGTCTCTTGGTATAGTTATGTCGCTATCCACTGGTCTTGCAAATGTTAGCTTGAAATATAACAG TGTCGGATTTTATCAGATGGCGAAGATTGCAGTGACGCCGGCTATTGTTCTGGCTGAGTTTATCTTGTTCAGGAAAAGAATTTCTAGGAAAAAG GTGTTTGCACTTACTATAGTATCAGTTGGTGTTGCTGTAGCTACGGTAACTGATCTTCAGTTTCATTTTTTCGGTGCTTGCATAGCCTTAGCGTGGATCGTACCAAGTgcagtaaataaaatattatggtCTAATCTTCAACAACAAGATAACTGGAACGCCCTGGC GCTAATGTGGAAGACAACGCCCATTACGTTGTTCTTCCTGGTGATGTTAATGCCGTCACTAGACCCTCCAGGCGTGCTGTCGTTCAATTGGAACCGCTCTAACTGTGCCACCATTGGTGGTTCTGCTATTCTTGGTTTCTTGCTTCAGTGGTCCGGTGCTCTAGCTCTTGG GGCGACTTCTGCAACCACACACGCTGTTCTTGGGCAGTTCAAGACATGTGTGATTCTATTGGGCGGCTTTGTTCTCTTTGGTTCTAATCCTGGATCGATGAGCATCTGTGGAGCCGCAACTGCTCTCATTGGCATGTCCTTGTACACATATCTCAACTTGATGTCGCGACAGCAGTCCACATTGCCATTGTCGAAATCTAAGCTAAGCAAAGAGAGCAGTGACATCCATCACGAATTGGTGGAGAACTCCCCTAATCTGCAGCTGGTAGAGCAGAGACCATAA
- the LOC121752900 gene encoding nucleotide-sugar uncharacterized transporter 1-like isoform X2, whose translation MLGFLLRKDVRKILKRKDSDAGEKGRALEELRASMFSRFRSVSGSKRQRQSLWAPTIALTFNFLVSVSIILMNKLVLVNTGFNYPIFLTFIHYVCSWLIMAILKALSILSLSPPSKSAKYSTLMSLGIVMSLSTGLANVSLKYNSVGFYQMAKIAVTPAIVLAEFILFRKRISRKKVFALTIVSVGVAVATVTDLQFHFFGACIALAWIVPSAVNKILWSNLQQQDNWNALALMWKTTPITLFFLVMLMPSLDPPGVLSFNWNRSNCATIGGSAILGFLLQWSGALALGATSATTHAVLGQFKTCVILLGGFVLFGSNPGSMSICGAATALIGMSLYTYLNLMSRQQSTLPLSKSKLSKESSDIHHELVENSPNLQLVEQRP comes from the exons ATGTTGGGATTTTTGCTCAGGAAAGATGTCAGGAAGATTCTCAAGCGCAAGGATAGTGACGCCGGTGAAAAAG GTAGAGCACTGGAGGAATTACGAGCATCTATGTTTAGCAGATTCCGGTCAGTCAGTGGGTCCAAGCGGCAACGGCAATCTCTCTGGGCACCCACTATTGCCCTGACATTCAATTTTTTGGTTTCTGTTAGTATTATCTTGATGAACAAACTG GTACTCGTCAACACTGGGTTTAATTATCCTATATTCTTGACTTTTATTCACTATGTCTGTAGTTGGTTGATAATGGCAATTCTAAAAGCTCTTTCGATTCTCTCACTATCCCCTCCTTCAAAGTCAGCAAAATATTCTACTTTGATGTCTCTTGGTATAGTTATGTCGCTATCCACTGGTCTTGCAAATGTTAGCTTGAAATATAACAG TGTCGGATTTTATCAGATGGCGAAGATTGCAGTGACGCCGGCTATTGTTCTGGCTGAGTTTATCTTGTTCAGGAAAAGAATTTCTAGGAAAAAG GTGTTTGCACTTACTATAGTATCAGTTGGTGTTGCTGTAGCTACGGTAACTGATCTTCAGTTTCATTTTTTCGGTGCTTGCATAGCCTTAGCGTGGATCGTACCAAGTgcagtaaataaaatattatggtCTAATCTTCAACAACAAGATAACTGGAACGCCCTGGC GCTAATGTGGAAGACAACGCCCATTACGTTGTTCTTCCTGGTGATGTTAATGCCGTCACTAGACCCTCCAGGCGTGCTGTCGTTCAATTGGAACCGCTCTAACTGTGCCACCATTGGTGGTTCTGCTATTCTTGGTTTCTTGCTTCAGTGGTCCGGTGCTCTAGCTCTTGG GGCGACTTCTGCAACCACACACGCTGTTCTTGGGCAGTTCAAGACATGTGTGATTCTATTGGGCGGCTTTGTTCTCTTTGGTTCTAATCCTGGATCGATGAGCATCTGTGGAGCCGCAACTGCTCTCATTGGCATGTCCTTGTACACATATCTCAACTTGATGTCGCGACAGCAGTCCACATTGCCATTGTCGAAATCTAAGCTAAGCAAAGAGAGCAGTGACATCCATCACGAATTGGTGGAGAACTCCCCTAATCTGCAGCTGGTAGAGCAGAGACCATAA